The Calditerrivibrio sp. DNA window AGACCAAAGAGGCGTATGAGCTAATAGAGAATGGCCAGTATTATTTCCTCTCCCGCCCCCGAAGGTTTGGGAAGTCTCTGTTTTTGGACACGTTGAGGTCTATATTTGAGGGTAAAAAGGAGCTTTTTGAAGGTCTTTATATATATGACAAGTGGGATTGGTCTAAGAAGTATCCTGTTATTAGGATAAGCTTTAATACAGGGGATTACACCTCCAAAGA harbors:
- a CDS encoding AAA family ATPase, whose protein sequence is MKKLPIGISTFRTIIEENYVYVDKTKEAYELIENGQYYFLSRPRRFGKSLFLDTLRSIFEGKKELFEGLYIYDKWDWSKKYPVIRISFNTGDYTSK